From Lentimicrobiaceae bacterium, one genomic window encodes:
- the rpsN gene encoding 30S ribosomal protein S14, with amino-acid sequence MAKESIKARELKREKMVAKYAAKRAELKTAGDYIALQKLPKNASPVRLHNRCKLTGRPKGYMRHFGISRINFREMALNGLIPGVKKASW; translated from the coding sequence ATGGCAAAAGAGTCAATAAAAGCACGGGAACTTAAAAGAGAAAAAATGGTTGCAAAATACGCAGCCAAACGTGCCGAACTAAAAACTGCCGGCGATTATATCGCTCTGCAGAAACTTCCCAAAAACGCTTCTCCGGTTCGTTTACACAACCGCTGTAAACTCACCGGCAGGCCCAAGGGATATATGCGTCATTTTGGTATTTCCCGTATCAATTTCCGCGAAATGGCATTGAACGGATTAATACCCGGTGTAAAAAAAGCAAGCTGGTAA
- the rpsE gene encoding 30S ribosomal protein S5 — protein MPNLNIKRVKSSEIEFKDRLVSIQRVTKVTKGGRTFSFSAIVVVGNENGVVGYGLGKAKEVTAAIAKGIDDAKKNLIKVPVLKGTIPHEQTGKYCGALVFLKPASPGTGVIAGGAMRAVLESVGIKDVLAKSKGSSNPHSVVKATINALIQMRDPFSVAQLRGIELDKVFNG, from the coding sequence ATGCCAAACTTAAACATTAAAAGAGTAAAATCGAGCGAAATCGAGTTCAAGGACAGGCTTGTAAGCATACAGCGTGTAACCAAAGTAACCAAAGGCGGACGAACATTCAGCTTTTCAGCCATCGTGGTTGTAGGAAATGAAAACGGCGTAGTTGGTTATGGCTTGGGAAAAGCTAAGGAAGTAACAGCCGCTATTGCCAAAGGCATTGACGACGCTAAGAAAAACCTGATTAAAGTTCCGGTGTTAAAAGGAACCATACCTCACGAACAAACCGGTAAATATTGCGGAGCATTGGTCTTCCTGAAGCCAGCTTCCCCTGGTACCGGAGTTATCGCCGGCGGCGCAATGCGTGCCGTACTGGAAAGTGTAGGCATTAAAGACGTTCTGGCAAAATCCAAAGGCTCGTCGAACCCCCACAGTGTGGTGAAAGCCACCATCAATGCGCTTATCCAAATGCGCGATCCTTTTTCCGTTGCACAACTGCGCGGAATAGAATTAGACAAAGTGTTTAATGGGTAA
- the rplF gene encoding 50S ribosomal protein L6 has translation MSRIGKLPINIPQGVQVTVSDNNIVTVKGKLGELRQTVDPSIKINIVDSVISVIRSTDQPRHRALHGLYRALIANMVKGVSEGFTTKQELVGVGYKVTATGQVLELSLGYSHNIIMELPPEIKVEAVTERGKNPLITMHCFDRQLLGQVAAKIRSFRKPEPYKGKGIKFVNEVLKRKAGKSASAK, from the coding sequence ATGTCAAGAATTGGAAAATTACCCATAAATATACCCCAGGGAGTTCAGGTAACGGTAAGCGATAATAATATCGTAACCGTAAAAGGAAAATTGGGCGAATTAAGACAAACCGTTGACCCCTCTATCAAAATTAACATCGTAGATAGTGTCATCAGCGTTATTCGTTCTACCGATCAACCTCGCCACCGTGCCCTGCATGGATTATATAGGGCTTTAATAGCCAATATGGTAAAAGGCGTATCGGAAGGATTTACCACCAAACAGGAATTAGTGGGTGTAGGTTACAAAGTAACTGCCACAGGCCAGGTATTGGAATTGTCGCTTGGTTATTCGCACAATATTATCATGGAACTTCCCCCCGAAATAAAAGTAGAAGCCGTAACCGAACGCGGGAAAAACCCTCTCATTACTATGCACTGTTTCGACAGACAACTGCTGGGACAGGTAGCCGCCAAAATCCGTTCGTTCCGCAAACCCGAACCCTACAAAGGCAAAGGTATCAAGTTTGTTAACGAAGTACTGAAAAGAAAAGCCGGCAAATCAGCTTCTGCCAAGTAA
- the rplO gene encoding 50S ribosomal protein L15, producing the protein MDLSSLKPAKGSVKKSKRIGRGQGSGKGGTSTRGHKGAKSRSGYSSKVGHEGGQMPIHRRLPKFGFKNFNRVEYHGINIDTLQKLADDKGLSVIDPEVLINNGLASTSDLVKILGRGELKAKLDVKAHSFSASAIKAIETTGGTATKI; encoded by the coding sequence ATGGATTTAAGTAGTCTTAAACCGGCAAAAGGTTCAGTAAAAAAATCGAAACGCATCGGACGTGGTCAGGGATCTGGAAAAGGCGGAACCTCCACCCGCGGGCACAAGGGCGCCAAGTCACGCTCAGGATACAGCAGCAAAGTAGGACATGAAGGAGGTCAAATGCCTATTCACCGTCGTTTGCCTAAATTCGGTTTTAAAAATTTCAACCGTGTAGAATATCATGGTATCAATATCGACACTTTGCAGAAATTAGCCGATGATAAAGGCCTTTCTGTTATTGATCCTGAAGTTCTTATTAATAATGGTCTCGCTTCGACAAGCGACCTTGTAAAAATTTTGGGAAGAGGCGAACTCAAGGCAAAATTAGATGTTAAAGCACATTCTTTTTCTGCATCAGCAATTAAAGCAATTGAAACAACCGGTGGCACCGCCACAAAAATCTAA
- the rpmD gene encoding 50S ribosomal protein L30, producing MKKVKIKQVKSAIHCPLRQKRTLEALGFKKMNQVIEVEATPQIIGMVGKVKHLLEIEEI from the coding sequence ATGAAAAAAGTAAAGATAAAACAGGTGAAAAGCGCCATTCATTGTCCTCTTCGCCAAAAACGCACACTCGAAGCCCTCGGATTCAAAAAAATGAACCAGGTGATAGAGGTTGAAGCCACCCCCCAAATTATCGGAATGGTTGGCAAGGTTAAACATTTGTTGGAAATTGAAGAAATTTAG
- the rplR gene encoding 50S ribosomal protein L18 translates to MKNEKEYRRFRIKKRIRKIVHGTPEKPRLTVFRSNKQIYAQIIDDVAGKTMVFASSKVSAIANEKMTKTEQAKRVGLLIAERSIEAGIHTVVFDRNGYLYHGRIKSLADAAREGGLKF, encoded by the coding sequence ATGAAAAACGAAAAAGAATACAGAAGGTTCAGAATCAAGAAACGCATCAGAAAAATCGTTCACGGAACCCCGGAAAAACCCAGACTAACGGTTTTCCGCAGTAATAAACAGATTTATGCTCAGATAATTGATGATGTTGCGGGTAAAACAATGGTTTTTGCTTCATCAAAAGTATCGGCAATAGCCAATGAAAAAATGACAAAAACCGAACAGGCAAAACGAGTAGGACTGTTGATAGCAGAACGTTCTATCGAAGCCGGTATCCATACAGTGGTTTTCGACCGTAACGGCTATTTATATCATGGTAGAATCAAATCCTTAGCTGACGCAGCCAGAGAAGGAGGCCTTAAATTTTAA
- the rpsH gene encoding 30S ribosomal protein S8, giving the protein MVTDPIADYLTRIRNAVMANHRVVEIPSSNIKKEITKILFDKGYILNYKFEDEPKPGTIKVALKYHPVTKLPAIIQLERVSKPGLRKYVSAEELPRVLNGLGIAILSTSQGLMTDKEARNLHIGGEVICYIS; this is encoded by the coding sequence ATGGTTACTGATCCTATCGCAGATTATTTAACAAGAATACGGAATGCCGTTATGGCAAACCATCGTGTGGTTGAAATTCCGTCATCAAATATCAAAAAAGAAATTACGAAAATTCTTTTTGATAAAGGCTACATCTTAAACTATAAGTTTGAAGACGAACCCAAACCCGGAACCATAAAAGTGGCATTAAAATACCACCCGGTTACCAAATTGCCTGCTATTATCCAATTGGAAAGAGTAAGCAAGCCCGGGTTAAGAAAATACGTGAGCGCCGAAGAATTACCCAGAGTACTTAATGGTTTGGGAATTGCCATTTTATCCACTTCGCAAGGACTTATGACCGACAAAGAAGCCCGTAATCTGCATATCGGAGGCGAAGTTATTTGTTACATCAGTTAA